The following proteins are co-located in the Silene latifolia isolate original U9 population chromosome 1, ASM4854445v1, whole genome shotgun sequence genome:
- the LOC141618122 gene encoding CEN-like protein 2, whose product MAKSNPLIIGRVVGDVIDPFYPSITMSVTYTSNKQVYNGHEFFPSSVTLKPRVQVYDSDMKTFFTLIMTDPDVPGPSDPYLKEHLHWIVTDIPGTTDATFGKEIVSYEMPKPNIGIHRFVFLLFKQKRRASVGTPTIRDRFCTRTFAENNNLGLPVAAVYFNCQRETAARRR is encoded by the exons ATGGCAAAGTCAAACCCTCTTATAATTGGTAGAGTAGTCGGAGATGTCATTGACCCTTTTTATCCATCTATAACTATGTCTGTCACTTATACTTCTAACAAACAAGTTTATAATGGTCATGAATTCTTCCCTTCTTCTGTCACCCTTAAGCCTAGGGTTCAAGTTTATGATTCTGACATGAAAACTTTCTTCACTttg ATTATGACTGATCCGGATGTTCCCGGGCCAAGTGATCCATATCTGAAAGAGCATTTACACTG GATTGTGACCGACATTCCAGGCACAACGGATGCCACTTTTG GAAAAGAGATTGTAAGCTATGAGATGCCAAAGCCAAACATAGGAATCCACAGGTTTGTGTTCCTACTGTTCAAGCAGAAGCGTAGGGCAAGCGTTGGGACTCCGACCATTCGAGATCGATTCTGCACTCGCACGTTTGCTGAAAACAACAATCTTGGACTTCCTGTTGCTGCTGTCTACTTCAATTGCCAAAGAGAAACCGCTGCTCGAAGACGCTAA